The Apodemus sylvaticus chromosome 5, mApoSyl1.1, whole genome shotgun sequence genome has a segment encoding these proteins:
- the Crb2 gene encoding protein crumbs homolog 2, translating to MALVGPVIWGPRRGVYLLLLLLLLLLPPWVLAGLVPSETPSVCASDPCAPGTKCQATESGGYACEPLGLGGCATQPCHHGALCVSQGPDPNGFRCYCVPGFQGPHCELDIDECASQPCHHGGTCQNLADHYECHCPLGYAGVTCEAEVDECSSAPCLHGGSCLDGVGSYRCVCAPGYAGASCQLDVDECQSQPCAHGGVCHDLVNGFRCDCADTGYEGARCEQEVLECASAPCAHNASCLDGFRSFRCLCWPGFSGERCEVDEDECASDPCHNGARCLQRSDPTLYGGDQATFPGAFSFSHAAGFLCSCRPGFAGNDCSVDVDECASGPCLNGGSCQDLPDGFQCYCPDGYTGLTCQEDMDECQSEPCLHGGTCSDTVAGYICQCPEAWGGHDCSVQLTGCQGHTCPLVATCVPTFESGLHSYFCRCPPGTSGPFCGQNTTFSVVSGSSVWGLVPAGASLGLALRFRTTLLAGTLVTLKDTRDSLELVLVGAMLRATLWRHGSAALVLTLPDLALNDGHWHQVEVVFHLGALELRLWHEGCWGQLCVASGPVATGPTASVASGPPGPYSIYLGGRAFAGCFQDVRVEGHLLLPEELNGNVFLGCERREPCQPLPCAHGGACVDLWTHFRCDCLRPYHGSTCTDEVPAATFGLGGAMSSASFLLHQLLGPNLTVSFFLRTREPAGLLLQFVNDSVATLTVSLSEGQIQAEVLGQPAVILLGRWDDGLPHLVTLSFGPDQLQDLGQRLYVGGRVSPDDTQPWGGPFRGCLQDLRLNGIHLPFFSSPMENSSWPSDLEAGQSSNLTQGCVSEDVCSPNPCFNGGTCHVTWNDFYCTCSDNFTGPTCAQQRWCPRQPCLPPATCEEVPDGFVCVAEATFREGPPAVFTGHNVSSSLSGLTLAFRTRDPEAGLLRAASAAGANSSVWLAVRNGSLAVDVTGSVLPAPGPPVADGAWHRVRLAREFPQAAASRWLLWLDGAATPVALHGLGGDLGFLQGPGAVPLLLAENFTGCLGRVALGGLPLPLAPPRSGAMSGAREHFVAWPGSPAVSLGCRGGPVCSPSPCLHGGACHDLFDVFACSCDPAWEGPRCEVLADPCRSSPCVRGQCHARPDGRFECRCPPGFSGPRCRWPIRPQGCHLNSTCKDGTPCEGGALGTNCSCQEGLVGLRCQSLDQPCEASPCLNGGTCRVAGGVFECTCSAGFSGQFCEVVKTLPLPLPFPLLEVAVPAACACLLLLLLGLLSGILAARKRRQSEGTYSPSQQEVAGARLEMDSVLKVPPEERLI from the exons ATGGCGCTGGTGGGGCCTGTGATCTGGGGCCCTAGACGAGGtgtctacctcctcctcctcctgctgctgctgctgctgccgccctgGGTCCTGGCTG gGTTGGTTCCTTCAGAGACTCCAAGTGTCTGTGCCTCAGACCCATGTGCTCCAGGGACCAAGTGCCAGGCTACAGAAAGTGGTGGCTACGCCTGTGAGCCCTTAGGGCTTGGAGGCTGTGCTACTCAGCCATGCCACCACGGTGCACTGTGTGTGTCCCAGGGCCCAGATCCTAATGGCTTCCGTTGCTACTGTGTGCCTGGATTCCAGGGACCCCACTGTGAACTGGACATCGATGAGTGTGCATCCCAGCCTTGTCACCATGGGGGCACCTGCCAAAACCTGGCGGATCACTACGAGTGCCACTGCCCCCTGGGCTATGCAG GCGTGACCTGTGAGGCCGAGGTGGACGAGTGCTCGTCAGCGCCCTGCCTGCACGGAGGCTCGTGCCTGGACGGTGTGGGCTCCTACCGCTGCGTGTGCGCGCCGGGATACGCGGGCGCGAGCTGCCAGCTGGACGTGGACGAGTGCCAGAGCCAGCCGTGCGCGCACGGTGGCGTGTGTCACGACCTGGTCAACGG TTTCCGGTGCGACTGCGCGGACACGGGTTACGAAGGCGCGCGCTGCGAGCAGGAGGTGCTGGAGTGTGCCTCTGCGCCCTGCGCGCACAACGCGTCCTGCCTCGACGGCTTCCGGAGCTTCCGCTGCCTCTGCTGGCCAG GCTTCAGTGGAGAGCGGTGCGAAGTGGATGAGGATGAGTGTGCATCGGATCCCTGTCATAACGGGGCCCGGTGCTTGCAGCGCTCTGACCCGACCTTGTATGGGGGTGATCAGGCCACCTTCCCGGGAGCCTTCAGCTTCAGCCACGCTGCCGGCTTCCTTTGCAGCTGTCGTCCAGGCTTTGCCG ggaatGACTGCAGTGTGGACGTGGATGAGTGCGCCTCAGGACCGTGCCTCAACGGAGGCAGCTGCCAGGACCTGCCCGATGGTTTCCAGTGCTACTGCCCGGATGGGTACACAG GCCTGACTTGTCAGGAAGACATGGACGAATGCCAATCAGAGCCATGCCTGCATGGCGGAACCTGCAGCGACACTGTAGCAGGCTACATCTGCCAGTGCCCCGAGGCCTGGGGTGGACATGACTGTTCTGTGCAGCTCACAGGCTGCCAGGGCCACACCTGCCCACTGGTTGCCACCTGCGTGCCCACCTTTGAGTCTGGCCTCCACAGTTATTTCTGCCGCTGCCCACCTGGGACCTCTGGGCCTTTCTGTGGCCAGAATACTACCTTCTCGGTTGTGTCTGGGAGTTCTGTGTGGGGATTGGTGCCAGCTGGTGCCTCCCTGGGTCTGGCCCTGAGATTCCGTACCACGCTGCTTGCTGGAACCCTAGTTACTCTCAAGGACACTCGGGACAGCTTGGAGCTGGTTCTGGTGGGGGCCATGCTGCGAGCCACACTCTGGAGACATGGTTCTGCTGCACTTGTCCTTACGCTGCCTGACCTAGCCTTAAATGACGGGCATTGGCACCAGGTGGAAGTGGTGTTCCACCTGGGAGCCCTGGAGCTGCGGCTCTGGCATGAGGGCTGCTGGGGCCAGCTCTGTGTGGCCTCTGGTCCTGTGGCTACAGGTCCTACAGCCTCGGTGGCCTCTGGGCCTCCGGGGCCCTACTCTATCTATCTGGGCGGCAGGGCCTTTGCAGGCTGCTTCCAGGATGTGCGTGTGGAAGGGCACCTTCTGCTGCCTGAGGAGCTCAATGGAAACGTGTTCCTGGGTTGTGAGCGCAGGGAACCTTGCCAGCCTCTGCCCTGTGCCCATGGAGGGGCCTGCGTGGACCTGTGGACTCACTTCCGCTGCGACTGCCTGAGACCTTACCATGGGTCCACATGCACTGATG AGGTTCCTGCTGCCACCTTTGGCTTGGGCGGCGCCATGAGCTCCGCCTCCTTCCTGCTCCACCAGCTGCTAGGCCCAAACCTCACTGTGTCCTTTTTCCTCCGTACACGTGAGCCTGCCGGCCTGCTGCTCCAGTTTGTCAATGATTCAGTTGCTACCCTAACTGTGTCCCTGAGCGAGGGCCAGATCCAGGCTGAGGTGCTGGGTCAGCCAGCTGTGATCCTGCTCGGGCGCTGGGATGATGGACTCCCCCACTTGGTGACGCTCAGCTTTGGGCCTGACCAGCTGCAGGACCTGGGCCAGCGGCTGTATGTGGGTGGGAGGGTCTCCCCGGATGACACCCAGCCCTGGGGTGGGCCCTTCCGAGGCTGCCTCCAGGACCTACGACTCAACGGCATCcacctccccttcttctcttctccgATGGAGAACTCAAGCTGGCCCAGTGACCTGGAAGCCGGCCAGTCGTCCAACCTCACCCAGGGCTGTGTCTCGGAGGACGTGTGCAGT CCCAATCCCTGTTTCAATGGTGGAACGTGCCACGTCACTTGGAATGACTTCTACTGCACCTGCTCCGACAACTTCACAGGGCCCACCTGTGCCCAGCAGCGATGGTGCCCCAGGCAGCCGTGCCTGCCGCCTGCCACCTGTGAGGAGGTTCCGGATGGctttgtgt GTGTGGCCGAGGCCACGTTCCGCGAGGGCCCTCCTGCTGTGTTCACAGGCCACAACGTGTCCTCCTCGCTCAGCGGCCTCACCCTGGCCTTCCGCACGCGCGACCCGGAGGCTGGGCTGCTGCGCGCCGCCTCCGCCGCGGGTGCCAACTCCAGCGTCTGGCTGGCGGTGCGCAACGGCTCGCTGGCCGTAGATGTGACGGGCTCCGTGCTGCCAGCGCCCGGGCCGCCCGTGGCCGACGGCGCCTGGCATCGCGTGCGCCTCGCCCGGGAGTTCCCACAGGCTGCTGCCTCGCGGTGGCTGCTGTGGCTGGATGGCGCGGCGACACCCGTGGCTTTGCACGGCTTGGGCGGCGACCTGGGCTTCCTGCAGGGCCCGGGTGCCGTGCCTCTGCTGCTGGCCGAGAACTTCACGGGCTGCCTGGGCCGCGTGGCGCTCGGCGGCCTCCCGTTACCCTTGGCGCCACCGAGGTCCGGCGCGATGTCTGGGGCGCGCGAGCACTTCGTGGCCTGGCCCGGGTCTCCGGCCGTGAGCCTCGGCTGCCGCGGCGGGCCCGTCTGCTCGCCCTCGCCCTGCCTGCACGGCGGCGCCTGCCACGACCTCTTCGATGTCTTCGCTTGCTCCTGCGACCCCGCCTGGGAAGGACCCCGCTGCGAGGTCCTCGCTGACCCATGTCGCTCGTCTCCCTGTGTCCGGGGCCAATGTCACGCGCGCCCTGACGGCCGCTTCGAGTGTCGCTGCCCTCCGGGCTTTTCCGGCCCTCGCTGCAG GTGGCCAATCCGGCCTCAGGGATGTCACCTCAACTCCACCTGCAAGGATGGCACCCCTTGTGAAGGTGGCGCCTTGGGCACCAACTGCAGTTGCCAGGAAGGCCTTGTCGGCCTCAG ATGTCAGAGTCTCGACCAGCCCTGTGAAGCCAGCCCTTGCTTGAACGGGGGCACCTGCCGGGTGGCCGGTGGCGTATTTGAATGTACTTGCAGTGCAGGATTCTCTGGCCAGTTCTGTGAAGTGGTG AaaaccctgcctctgcccctgccatTCCCACTGCTGGAGGTGGCAGTGCCCGCAGCCTgtgcctgcctcctcctcctcctcctgggcctCCTCTCAGGAATCTTGGCTGCCAGAAAGCGCCGCCAGTCTGAGGGCACTTACAGCCCAAGCCAGCAGGAGGTGGCCGGGGCTCGACTGGAGATGGACAGTGTCCTCAAGGTGCCACCAGAGGAGAGACTCATCTAG